A region of the [Limnothrix rosea] IAM M-220 genome:
TGCCGACTATGCCGCGGCAAAATATGACGCAGCCGCCCAAACCTGGACAGAGGTCATCAACCAATCCACATCCGATCCGCCACTCCTAGCACAGGCCTATGCAGGCTTAGCCTTAACCCTTTATCAAAATGCCCAAACCCAGTCTGGGGAAGCCCAGCAAAATTTAGAGGGTAAAGCGGTGAAACTACGAGATAGCGCCTATAGTACGGACCCCGAAGGTGTGAGTATCGAAGCCCTCAGTCAAAACTGGCTCTGGTCAGAAACGGCGATCGCCACCTGGCAGGATTTAGGAAAACTCGACTAATTGTTTAGTGCCGAGATCAAAGCCAAAAAAAGTCACGTACTGAAATAACCACGAATTACCTTGACCCCGATACAATTGAGGTCATCTTATCCATCCCTTGCGGATCTAGAAACAGAGATTGACCTTTAACAATCCTGATTTTGTCCAGCGATTCAGGGAAACAACAGCAGCATCTATTTCTTTCACATTGAGTAATTTCCTGTGTGGCAACGCCTTAAAGAATTTAGTTGGAATTGGCGCGGTGTTCTCGTAACAACGCCAACCATTGCCACATTAGTTTGGTTACTGCGCCTGAGTGGTTTCCTCGAATTTGTTGAGCTAGCAGCCTACGATCAGTTTGTGCGCTGGCAGCCTCCCGAACCTCCCGATGAGCGTATCGTCATTGTCGGTATTGAAGCCGGTAACACCACCCAATCCGACGCAGTTTTTGCCGAATTATTAGCAAAGTTGCAGACGATGGAACCGCGCCTCATTGGTCTAGATATTTATCGTGATGTGCCTGTGGATCCGGGTCACGACGACCTTGTGGCAATTTTTCAGAAATATGACAATATCTATGGCATTGAAAAAATGGTCGGCGAAACCCCTGCCGAAACTGTGCCGCCCCCCGAAGCCCTTGCTGAGAAAAATCAAATTGGGTTTAATGATTTAGTCACCGATTCTGATGCCCGCATCCGGCGTTCTCTTCTCGCCATTGATGATGATACGGGACAAGACCATTATGCCCTCAGTCTCCTGTTGGCCGGTCTATATTTAGAGCAGGACGGGGTGTCCATCGGTGCGGCGGCAGGGACAGGTTGGTATCAGTTTGGCGATGTTATTTTAGAGCCTTTATACCCCAATAGTGGTGCCTATATCGGTATTGATAATGGTGGCTATCAGATTTTAATTAATTACCGTGGTGCAACTAATGCGTTTGACCAGGTTTCCATGGCGGATGTGTTGTCTGATAAAGTTGACCCCCATTTATTCAGCGATCGCATCGTTCTCATTGGTGATGTCACGGAGGTGAACAAAGATCTATTTCCTGTACCCTACACGCTGTCTGCTAAGGAGCGCATGCCGGGGGTGGAAATTCATGCCCATATGACGAGCCAAATTTTAAGTGCGGTGTTGGATGGTCGCCCATTGATGCGCAGTTGGTCTGAGTGGCAAGAAAATCTCTGGATTTTATTTTGGACTGGGGTCGGAGCCTCGCTGGCATGGGGTCTGCGGAATACGGGACAGGGTAAGGCTTGGTCATGGGAACGGCTCGTGGGTTTGGGGATAATGGTTGTTATTTTGGTGGGCAGTACCTATGGCGCAATTGTGTCGGGTTTGTGGCTCCCTGTGATTGCGCCGGGTCTTGGTTTGTCTCTATCGGCGATCGCCATTACGGCCTATATTGCGCGCTCTGCGGGGGAAATTCGCAATACTTTTGGGCGTTATCTCAGTAATGAAATTGTTGCCACACTGCTTGAAAGTCCAGAGGGTTTAAGGCTGGGGGGCGAGCGCAGAACGATTACTATTCTCACGTCGGATCTACGGGGTTTTACGGGAATTTCCGAGCGTCTCGATCCGGAAGAAGTGGTGAAACTGCTCAATTTATATTTGAGTGATATGGCCGATGTGATCACAGATTATCTGGGCACAATCGATGAGTTTATGGGGGACGGTATTTTAGTTCTCTTTGGTGCGCCGTTACCCCGTCCCGACGATCCTGAACGGGCGATCGCCTGTGCCATTGCCATGCAACTAGCCTTAGGTTCGGTGAATGAAAAAATTGCAGCCTTTGGTTTAGCGCCCTTTGAAATGGGTATCGGGGTCAATACGGGGGAAGTGGTCGTTGGCAATATCGGCTCAGAAAAGCGGGCGAAATATGGCGTTGTCGGCAGCCAAGTGAATCTCACCTATCGCATCGAATCCTATACAACGGGAGGACAAATTTTAATTTCTGAGCATACCTATGAATTGTTGAAAGATGTCCTTGAAATCCGTGGTACGCAGCAAGTTTCTCCCAAGGGCGTAAAGACAGCCATTACGATCTATGAGGTAGCCGGAATTCGGGGTAAATATAATCTACGGTTGCCGGAAATTATTGAAGAGTTTTACGAGCTACCAGAGGCGATCGCCGTCGAATTTTCGGTGCTGAAGGGCAAAGATATTGTCGAAACTAGACAAACAGCCCACATCACTCGCTTAGCAAAACGAGAAGCAGTATTGCAGTTAGCAAGCGACCATGGGTCAGCCAGACCCGAAATTTTGTGGAATTTAAAGTTGAACTTTTTACAGCCAGAGACTGAAGAATTGGGTGATGATTTCTACGCCAAAGTCGTGGAAAATTCTGACTTGGCTGCGCCCTATTTTCAGATTCGCTTTACGATGCGTCCGCCCCTGATTCACGCTAAATTTTCGCGGATTTATCAAGCGGCTCAGAAGTCGGCAGAAATGGCAACTACATCACAGTAGAGACGAGGTTAGTCGGGAAATGACACGGGGAGAAGGGGGCAGGGTGACGCGGTGAATGGGTGAGAAGTGGGAGGAATGAACTGTGCAATTTCAATTGTTAGATTTGGATGTTTTTTGCTCAGTTTTTATTTTTTTATCGCCATGTCCCTCAATCTCCGTGTCACTCAATCTCCGTGTCCCTTACTCTCCGTGTCCCTCTTTAACGGACAAAAAGTGAAAATATCCCAATCTATTCCTCGGCTAGGCGATCGCCTCTAGAGCTGCCTGCATCGCTTGGCGTTGTTCCGTGTCATAGCCCCATTTTTGGTGGAAGGTAGCGTACTTGCCTTTTTCTGTTTGGATGGCTGTAATAAGTGCCTGCCTCTCTTGCTCAAAGGGATTGTCGTCTGTGCCGTCGAGTAATGTATTTAATAAGTTAATGGAGCGCCGCTGGACTTGTTCGGAACCCGCCTGTTGTTCAAGATTATTATTCCGTCCGTGGGCGATCGCCATTGCCGTGGACATGGCTAAATTTTTCACGACAATTTCACTAATCTCTGATGCTGTGGCGCGAAACGCCTCAAAAAAAGTATCGGGAACCTGATCAGCAAGGGGGCTATTGCCTGTGAGATAGGCCACAAAAAAACCCCGCACACCATTACGGCTCGTCAGCAGACTTTGCAGATCTGCCAAGATGCGTTTCTCTGGCAAGGTTTGTGCTTCCACCTGTTGCAACCATTGTTGGGTAAAGGTGATGGCCTCTTGAAAGGATAATTGCTGAAGGTCTGGTGATGTATTCGTCGTCATAATCAAATAAAAAAGATGAGTGCTAAATAAATTGTAAGTTTTAAAATTTGAGAGGTTTAGCTTGCGCCAAGACGTAAACGGTTACCGTCAGGATCAGTGAGGTGGACTTCTCTCCCCCAAGGTTGCTCGATGATTGCCACCCCAAATTCGGTGGCGATCGCCTCAAGATTTTCGACATAGCCATAAACGAGGGTATTGGGTCGAGCATCTCCCTGATGTTCTGACAAATGCAGTCCAATCGCGCCACACCGCAAAAACATATAAAGCGGAAAACCCGGCTCAAACTGATGTTCCCCTTCTACGACAAATCCTAAACGGGCATACCACTTTGCCGATTCGCGGGCATTGGAAACCAAAAAGATGGGGATGAGGGTTTTCACCATGCCTTAATAGCTCCACAACTGATTGTTTACAGAGGACTAACAGCTTAATTAACAGCGGTGCTCAGCTCCTGCAATTTTTGACTTGCTGTTTGAATCGCTGCGATACTGCCGGGATTAACCAAGCCGTAGTAATCGAAAGTATAAACACGGTCATTTTTTACCGCATCTAGCTCACTCCAAAAAGGCGCAGATTTTAGCTGTTCGAGGGAATCATCGCCCACATCAACGAGCAATAGCATTTCAGGATTTGCCTCAAGGATTTTTTCCGGGGACAACGTGATATAACCCTGCTGAGGACTGTTACCTTGCAACTCAGCAACGAGATTATTCACCGCAAACTGTTGCAGTAGATCACCCGCCCAACTATCGCGATTGGGAGCCATAATCGGCTGATTACTCACAAGCACGATCGCCGAATCAGTAGCCTGAGGCTCAGCGGGTAAGAAACTGGCATATTCCGTGAGTAAAGGCTCTGGATCTGCGCCAATTTTTTCAGCTAATGTTCGGGTCAACTCTTCCAGCGATCGCCAATCAGGCACTGCTACCGCCATCGTTTCAATGCCCACTTCATCGAGCTTTTCGAGGATCTGGTCATGGAAGCCCACTGCGCCGATTACCAAGTCTGGTTGGAGGGCAACAATCTTTTCGAGATTGGGTGGCGTGCGTCCCTCGCTGACCTTAGGCAGATCACTAAACTTTGGATCTTGGGCAAGCAAACGACTGCCAGAAACGCCGACTAAAGAGTCTTCATCTAGGCGGTGGAGAATATCGGCTGAAAGGGAAGTTAAGGCTACAACTTTAGTTTTGGTAGCCGGGTTTTCAGCAGTAGCCGTTGTTTCAGCAGTTTCATTGGTCACAGGAATATTGGCATTGGGTGCTTGGGCGCAGCCGACGGTTAGGGCAAACAGTAGAAAACCAATGGTGAGTTTTGATTTTAGGGGCAACATAATTTTTCTAAATTTAGTTTTTGGTAGGGGTTTAGCATGCTAAACCCCTACAGAGAATGTGTTTCAGTCGTTATATTCAGCTAGCAAAATCAATAATTATTCGGCAGCTTTAGGGGTGGGTTCGAGCAAACTCACCAAATGTCCTTGGGGACTGCGCACTGCTGCAACTTTCCCGAAAGAGGGTTCCCGCACTCGCCCTTCGAGGTTGCCACCAAGAGCTTCTAGATCGGCGATCGCCTGATGCACATCATCAACCGTAAAACTCAAGATGGGCGAACTACCCGTTTCTGGAGCTTCATTCGCACCATGAAAGGCGATCGTTGCCCCATCTGCCTCGATTTCTGCCCAGCCCGGCGTTTCGACCTTGACGGGTAAACCGAGACCTTCTTTGTAAAATTTCACAGCTCCGGCAACATCCTTAACCATGAGCATAATGTGACGAAATTGAGTAGCCATTAAAAATATCTCCTAAGCAAATCAATGGGTGAAAAAGTAAATAATTTAAAATCGCGAAATCCTAAAACTGCCAGCTCAACCCTGCCCGTAAACTGATGCCGGGCTGCGCAAAACGACTAATGTCTTCCGGTTCTGGGGAATTCAATAGCGGTTGCACATCGGAATATTGGAAATACTCCGTATTAAACAAATTAAAAATACCGAGATTTAGCTTTAGGTCTTCCGTGATGTTGTAATAGCCTAATAAATCCACCACAGTATAGGCATCAGGACTATAGGAACCCACCGGGCGATCATCGCGCAGACGAGGTTTGCCCACAAAAGTAGTGACCAGCTCTGTCCCCCAACGATCATCTTTACCGCGATAGCGCAACCCAAGCACCGCCTTAATCGGATCGACACTTTCAAGGGGTTGATCTGCATCTAGATCATCCCCCACAGTCCAGCCCAAACTACCTAAAACACTGAACCCATGGTCTTCATCACTAAAGCGATATTCTCCCGCCAGCTCTAAGCCGTAGGTACGGGCATCATTGATATTTTGTGACTGGAATAAAAAGACTGGAGCACCACCGATAAATCTTGTGCCAGCGCTCGCAAAGGTTTCAATGAAATCATTGTATTTACTATAAAAACCCGTCAGACTAAAGTTTCCCCGCTCAAATGCACTGCGAATACCGAGCTCAAAGGTGTCGCTCGTTTCTGGCTTGAGATTAGGGTTTGAGAGGGTTTGATACCGGAAAAAGGGACTTGTTAAGTTGGTAAAACCCGCATTGATTTCACTATAGAGCGGCGATCTAAAACCTCGCGCATAACGACCGACAAGGGCAACATTGGGCGTTGCTTCCCACAGAAAACCGAGATTCGGTGAGAGAGACGAATCGTTAAAATCAGCGGCTTGTGCCTCAGGGCTATTGTTTTCAAATAGCTCGTCGGAGGTGACATCAAGGTTGTAACTGTCGTAGCGAATCCCCGGCAACAGTGTAAAAGTATCGGATAGTGCTAACTCGTTTTGAAGAAAAATTCCAAACCGTAGGGTCTCTGCGTCGGGAAAATCCTTAACGGGAAAATTATCGGCTCCCACTCGGTTGGAGCTGCTAGTTAGATTACCGGCGGCATCAAATATCTGTTCTACACCGTCTCGCACTCGTTCGTTCCGGGTATTTGAGATATCAAAGCCGTAGGTCAAAATATTCGCAGCGCTACCGATGTTAAAGCTACTTTGCAGTTGTACATCGGCTCCTAAAATTTCATCGGTAAAACGATTGTCTAAGTTTCGGGTGCGGCGATCGCCAGTCAGAGGACTGACGAAATCTTGAAAGCGAAACTCATCGGTACCGGAGTCTTGGTAATACACCTGAAGCTGGGCTGCATCAAGAAAACCCTCTGTCGTTTCGCTGTTATAGCGATAAGCAAGGCTATAGCGATTACGGGAAAATTGCGTTTCTGTGCGTTCGTCATTGCCCACAAAGCCCCGTGGTCCAATTAAGTTTGCGGCAATAATGGGCGCGACTTGGTAGTTAGTATCGCTATCAAAAATTTCGGTGGTAAAGGCTAGGGTTGAGGTTTCATTAATGTTGAAATTGATTTTGCCAAGGAAATTATTGGTATTGGTATAAAGATCATCGACAAAATCATTATCTCCCGGAACCCTTGCTTCAAAGGCATCGCGGCGGGTATAGCCCAATAAAAACTCAACGTTATCGGCTCGGAAAGCCGTAACTCCGGCATTGAGCCACCCTTTATCAACGCTGTCAATATTGGTGGTGAGACGTGTGACCCAGTCTTGATCGGGTTTATCGTTCAGCAGATCCCTTGGTTCAATTGTCCGAAAATTCACGACACCGCCGAGGGCATCACTACCAAATAAGGAAGAGGCGGGGCCACGACCGATTTCTACTTGTTGCAGACTTTCAATATCGACGTAGTTTCGACCGAGGGAGGGTGTCCCAAATTCAAATTGGGTCGGTAGGCGGATACCGTCGGTGAGCAGCAGCACACGGTTACCGCCGAGGCCTCGAATGCGGACATCTTGGAGGCCGTAGCGGCGATCGTTACCGATGGAAACATTCGGTTCATAGCGGGTCAAATCTCGTAAATCTTGGCTTAAGGTGCGGTCGATATCATCGCGATCAATAACGGTAACGGAGTTGGGTGTGAGGGAAACGGGACGGGGCGATCGCGTGCCGAGAATGGTGATCTCTTGGTCGGCAATGATCAAATCACTGGGATTTAGCACATAGGCTAAAAAGCTAGACCGGATGGACACTTCAGTGGTGGGGGGCGCATCGATACCCATGACGCGCACTTGGAGGCTATCGTTGGTAAGCTGGATAACGCTCACTTCGGCAATATCTGGGGTGGGATTAGCGGCGACGAAACTATCTGTGGTTTCTAAGGCAAGGGTGGCATTTTCGATCGTGGTAATGAAATCATTGCCGTCCCGCTGAAATTTGCTGGCATCGATATTCAGGGGTTCGCCGTCGCTGGTCTCTAGGACAATTTCATAGCCGCCGTCCCAAGGTTCAAAGCTAACGGCAGTAACGGTTTGTCGTTTTTCTGCTTGGGCAATCAGAGAGGTGGGAGAGGCGATCGCCCCATTAACCGTAGCAACAATGGGTACACCACAAAGGAGGCTCAAGGAGAGTCGAGAGTAAAAAGATTTCATGATTTTGTAAATGTGAATGTCGAATGAACTAGTCCTTTGCACCAGTCTTTCAAGCTCCTTTTAGGAGAGGTTCGGGGCGAGTTTTCGGCGGCTGATTGGCGCAACCGCAAGAATCCCTTCCGCCTTCGGCACCTTCCCCAAGGAAGGAGATTGATTTAGCGTTTAGTGACTTTTTGCAAGAACTCTGTTGAATGGAAAACGAAAATAAATCAGATTAGTTGGCGCTAATCCTAGGCGGGGGAGAGAATACAGACCTGCAAACCCACAGGGGTATTGATGGGCACTGCTTCTACACCGAAGCCGAGACGGAGATTTTCGGGCGTGACCACGGCGGCAGGTGCACCGAGGGCAAAAAGTTTTCCTTGCCGAATCATGGCGATGCGATCGCTATAACGGGTGGCAAGATTTAGCTCGTGGAGCACGGTAATGACAGTGAGGTTTTGGTCATGGTTTAACGTTTTGAGAAGTTCTAAAAGTTCTAGCTGATAGTGCACATCAAGGAATGTGGTCGGCTCGTCCAATACCAAAATCTTCGGATCTTGGGCGAGGGCTAAGGCGAGAAAAGCCCGTTGCCGTTCGCCGCCCGATAGCTCAGTGATGGGGCGATCGCCGTAGTCAGACAAATTGGTTTGTTCTAATGCCCAGCTAATTTGTGCTTGATCGGCTGAGTTTAGCTCCCATTGCCACCAATCTTGGTGGGGCGATCGCCCTAAACCGACCAACTGACGCACGGTTAATCCCGTAGGAACTGCTGACTGTTGGGGCAAAATGGCGAGCTCTTTGGCAACTTCGCGTGGCGATCGCCGGTGAATCGCTTTCCCATCAAGATGAATGACTCCTGATTGGGGTTGCAAAATACGGCACAACAAGCGCAATAATGTCGATTTGCCGGAACCATTTGCTCCCACTAAAGTGAGCCATTCCCCCTGCTGCACGGTGAGATTAATGTCCTGCACAATGGGCTTTTTGTTGTAGCCACCCGTGAGATTTCTCGCCGCGAGTATGGGACGTTGCTGGGGGTCGGACAAGGGGGCGATCGCCTCCGGTGAAGTTTTTGAAGTGCTCATAGACGACCTCCCAAACCCCGACGATAAAGCAAAAAGATAAACAAAGGCGAGCCGAGTAAAGCCGTCACCGCCCCGACAGGCAACTCCACCGTGCCAGACCGCGACAGCAAATCCGCCAACACCAACATCCAAGCCCCCGCCAGGGTCGATAGGGGCAACACCCAACGATAATCCGAGCCGACCAACAACCGAATGCCGTGGGGAACCACTAATCCGACGAAACCGATTAGCCCCGCAATACTGACCGCACTAGCCGCCAGCAAACTGGCCGTCATGCCGATAATGATGCGGGAGCGGGTCAGGGAAATCCCTAAACCGACTGCCATATCATCACCGAGATTGAGCAAATTTAAAGGGCGACCTAACAAGCAACCCACCAGCAGCGCAACTCCGACATAGGGGGCAACCATCTGAATATCGCTCCAGCCGCGACCATTTAAACTGCCGACAAGCCAATTTAAAGCAGCCTGAATGCGCCCATCATCCGCCATGAGTAATAAGGTGGTTTGAATCGCGCCAAACAGCGAACTCACCGCAACACCCGCTAAGACCAGACGATCTACGGCTAAGCTGCCGCCGACATAACCCAAGCAGTAGACCACCACCGCTGTCATTAGAGCGCCCAGCCATGCTCCCAGCGGGATCCAAGCGGCAAAAACATTGAGGGTAATAAAGGCGATCGCCACCAAACCCGCCCCAGCCGAAATGCCGAGAATAAACGGATCAGCGAGACCATTACGCAGAAGCCCCTGAAGCAAAGCCCCCGATAGACCCAGCGCCGCACCGACAACTAAGGCAACGACAATGCGCGGCAACCGTAAATCCCAAATAATCGTTTGGTATAGGGGATCCCCCTGATGTTGCAAAGCCTGCCAGAGCTGCCCAGTACTGAGTGGAACAGCCCCTTGGCATAAAGCCAATATGCTAGAGAAAAAGACCAAACCGAGCATCAAACACAACACCGTAACACTACGATTTTGCGAAAAACGCTGGGAAAAGCCCCGAAGACTAATCACCATAGGAATAAAAAATAGCTATAAAAAAAGAAATAAATGTCTCGATAATTTTTATGGCCATCGCTATGTCTGAAATCCAAGGGCGATCGCCTCGAAAAACAATTTAATTTGCACCGACCTCTGGCGAATCATCAAAAAAAATTGCGAGGGATTGTCAAGATTCAAAATCGCTACGTAACATAAAAACTATCGATGTGAATGTCGATATAGGAGGGCAAGTTGGCGCTTGTCCTTTTTCTTTGCCAATGTTCTTGACCAAGGAATGGCAGTATTGGCAGCAAAAAAAATGATAAAAACTAGAATTTTACGAACTGGTAGGATCGCCCCGGGCAAAATAGGTTTTTAACATGATTAATTCTCCGGTGATGTAGAAACAGGTGCTGGTGCAGCTGCTGGTGCTGGCGCTGGCGCAGGTGTAGGGGCAGCCACAGGGGCAGGTTTTGGCGCTGGCGCAGGCGTGGGGGCAGCCACAGGGGCGGGTTTTGGCGCTGGTGCAGGCGTGGGGGCAGCCACAGGTGACGGGGTTGGTGCTGTGACTTGAGGTGCTGGAGTTGGCATGGGCGCTGGCGCTGGTGCTGTTGCCGGTATGGGTTGTGTGGCTGGGGCTACGACATTCTGAGGGGGAGTTTCCGGTGGCTTGGCTGGCTGGGATGGTGGTGTCGATGACGGCGATCGCCCAGAAATCTCAGGCGTTGATGGGGGAGCAGCAGTCGTTGCCCCAGTCGTATTTATGCTCGGCGGCTCAGTAACAACGGGTTTTGCAACGGGGGCCGGCTTGGGCGCGACTGGCGGATTATTTTGCTGTTGTTGTCGGCGAATTTCATTTTGCCGCTGAAATTTTGAACCTTGCTCTTCATAGGTCACCTGCACATTGCGCCGCACACCATTATCCGGCACAGTATCTGGAGCAAAACGCCATTGGCTCAACGTTTTTAAGGTTTGTCGATCTACCGCTGGATCACCGCTAGACTGGCGCAGCCGCACTTCCACCGTGCCGTCAGGACGAATGTTCATATCCACTTTTGCAGCGGTTTCTGTGCCTTGGTAATCAGGTTTTGGACAGCTCAGGCAGGTCAATTCCGGAGCTTTTTTCGGATTCGGCTTCGCTGCTGGTGCAGTTGTTGTTGAAGTATTGCCGGGTTTGGTTTCCCCCTCGATACCACTGCCAATGCCATCGGTTGTGCCGCTCGGATCGCCGTCGGTTTGATCATTTCCGGAGGTTGCTTGACCGAAGCCCATACCGTCATCTTCACCGGCTTGACCCATTACACCAAAGGCCATTTGCCCTGATGTTTGTCCGGCTTCTAAATCTCCATTTTCATCGCCAGTTGTTGTGGCAGCGGCGGGATCAACTGCTTCGTCATTATCGAAGTCAGACGCTTTTGATTGCGGCGTTGGGGCATATTTAGGTGTGAGATTTTTTTCTGGTATCGCGGCGATCGCCGTGGTTTGGGGGATGACATCGGACGGGGAATTTTGGACAACCGCTTGGGATTCTGGCTCGAAACGATCTTCCTCTGGCGCAATTTCTTCCTCTGGTACATCGGTAATGACAAACTCCAACTCTTCTATTTCTGAAGTTTTTGGAGTCCTGTCAACGGTGAGTATATTGCGGAAAAACGAGACGGGCGAACTCATCACCCAACCATGCAACACAGTGGAGGCGATCGCACTATTAATCAGTAAAATTTTGAGCAGCTTAATATCCCGTTGTCGCTGCTGTTCGAGGAGATCGGATGTGTTCATGGCTGCTGAATAGATACTCAAAAATAGTTGACTTTAAACCGAAAAACGAGACATGACCTACTGGCGCTTAGTGGCGATCGCCAACCTTGCCCCTTCCACCTGACGCACTTGGTCGATGATGGCAATCACTTTGTCATGGGTCACCTGTCCATCAGCATTAAGCACCACAACCAAATTGGGATGCACTTCAGCAAGGGCAACAATTTCATCCTGAAACCCATCCATCGCCACTAATTCTTTGTTGAGATACACCTGACCCGCCGCATCCAGCGTGACCGTCGCCTTTACAGACTCCTGGGGTTGGGACGTTTGCGCCTTAGGAAGATTGACACTCAATGCCTCAAATCTGCCCAAAAATAGCGTTGACATAATAAAAAAAGTCAAAATCGCAAAAATAATATCGATCATCGGCACAATATTAATTTGGGGAGGCAAATCCGGCTCATTAATGGTGTAACGTCGCATAGTCTGCCCCCACTTGATCTGGCTCGACATCCCTTAATGTGCGGCGATGATAACGGCGATGGACTAGCTCCAACTCCGCTGTGTATTCCTGAAAGAGAGCAATCTGCCGCACATAAAACCCCCGACAAATATTCGCAAAAAATAAAGTAAATACAGCCACAACCAACCCAAAGGCCGTCGAAGTTAACGCCTCACTGATACCCGATGTCACCCCTGCACTTTCAGCACCGCCAATGCTGCCGAGATCAATGGAGCCAAAGGATTGAATCAAACCCAAGACGGTTCCCAATAGACCCAATAGCGGCGCTAGGGCAATAATCGTATCGAAAATATTACTAAATCTTTTAATGACGGGGATTTCTGCTTGAATTGCACCACTAATGGCTAATTCCAACTCATCGGGTTCCGCATCATCTAGGGCGATCGCCGCCAAAAAAATGCGCGCTAAGGGCAGATGAAGATAACGCTTGAGTCGCTGTTTTGCTAACCCCGGATCATGGCGATAATCCCTTAAAACATCCTTCGCGACCTTCGTTTGCCGTTTATTAACGCGATACCAAAAAATCATGCGCTCGATCACCAGGGCGATCGCCACTACCGAAAAAACCAATAGCGGCACAGCCACTATTCCCGCCGTTGCCACAAGTTCACCAAGCCTTTGCATAATACAGACCCCTAGGGCAGACACCCTATACGACTTTAATAATGAGAATCTTTCCTATTACTAGACAAGGAAGAATATACTCTTCTTGCTAATATAAGTCAATAAAGAAGCCCGTATTTTTACTTACTCTAGCGAAAAATTTTCCTAAAGCCTAGTGAGGCGGTCCTCCGGGGCAGGCGATCGCCACCAAACAAATCAATCAAAAGCTTTGACCTAGACCATTTTGGAGGATTATCCCAGACCAAAACAACAGTAAACCAGCAAAACAAAATCGCACCCGATTAATATTCCCCTTTTCCCTGATTTGCCCTAAATGCCAATAGTTTTAAATTAAAAAACTGCGAATACTTGTCAGATCACTGCCCCAAACTTGACCCAGAGTCCCAAAGACGCTCCGCTACCCCATTCCGTGCAGGGGACATTGATTGGACATGCACACCTTGTTCCCCTACCCATAGATCAGCGACCAGCCCTTACCCTAGCCCGCCTATGCCGAACACCCCAACCAGCCGGAGTTCAGGATATAGATATTTCCCATAAGCAATTAGACAGTTTCTCCTTTGGCAGGTGCTGAGGGTGAGTTATCACGAAACGGCGCAACCGATTGAAATCCCTGCGGATACCTTTTCTAGGGAAAAAATATAGTCAAAGCCCATAAATTTAGGACGACACAGTCAGAGATTTGTAAAATTCTCACGAAGTAAACGAAACCTATTGAAACATCCCTAATTAACGTGAGTTTTGCTTAAGCATGCTCGGAAGTACGACGCGGTGAATGGGAGAGCGAGAGATCGGGAGATGTTTCTATGCAAACAATCCTACTAGCTTTCAAAAAATGCAAATTTTCGTTGCTTCCCCGTGTCTCTCCCTCTCCATGTCTCCTTTTCTCTAAAGAATTTTGGCTACATTCTTATCCATAACTGACGTTAATTATTGAATCCCAAGACTTTTGTACTAATCTTGCTAGCCTTGGCTATGGAGCACTCTAAAATTTATGCGAAACGACTATC
Encoded here:
- a CDS encoding CHASE2 domain-containing protein, whose translation is MWQRLKEFSWNWRGVLVTTPTIATLVWLLRLSGFLEFVELAAYDQFVRWQPPEPPDERIVIVGIEAGNTTQSDAVFAELLAKLQTMEPRLIGLDIYRDVPVDPGHDDLVAIFQKYDNIYGIEKMVGETPAETVPPPEALAEKNQIGFNDLVTDSDARIRRSLLAIDDDTGQDHYALSLLLAGLYLEQDGVSIGAAAGTGWYQFGDVILEPLYPNSGAYIGIDNGGYQILINYRGATNAFDQVSMADVLSDKVDPHLFSDRIVLIGDVTEVNKDLFPVPYTLSAKERMPGVEIHAHMTSQILSAVLDGRPLMRSWSEWQENLWILFWTGVGASLAWGLRNTGQGKAWSWERLVGLGIMVVILVGSTYGAIVSGLWLPVIAPGLGLSLSAIAITAYIARSAGEIRNTFGRYLSNEIVATLLESPEGLRLGGERRTITILTSDLRGFTGISERLDPEEVVKLLNLYLSDMADVITDYLGTIDEFMGDGILVLFGAPLPRPDDPERAIACAIAMQLALGSVNEKIAAFGLAPFEMGIGVNTGEVVVGNIGSEKRAKYGVVGSQVNLTYRIESYTTGGQILISEHTYELLKDVLEIRGTQQVSPKGVKTAITIYEVAGIRGKYNLRLPEIIEEFYELPEAIAVEFSVLKGKDIVETRQTAHITRLAKREAVLQLASDHGSARPEILWNLKLNFLQPETEELGDDFYAKVVENSDLAAPYFQIRFTMRPPLIHAKFSRIYQAAQKSAEMATTSQ
- a CDS encoding glyoxalase superfamily protein, producing MVKTLIPIFLVSNARESAKWYARLGFVVEGEHQFEPGFPLYMFLRCGAIGLHLSEHQGDARPNTLVYGYVENLEAIATEFGVAIIEQPWGREVHLTDPDGNRLRLGAS
- a CDS encoding ABC transporter substrate-binding protein → MLPLKSKLTIGFLLFALTVGCAQAPNANIPVTNETAETTATAENPATKTKVVALTSLSADILHRLDEDSLVGVSGSRLLAQDPKFSDLPKVSEGRTPPNLEKIVALQPDLVIGAVGFHDQILEKLDEVGIETMAVAVPDWRSLEELTRTLAEKIGADPEPLLTEYASFLPAEPQATDSAIVLVSNQPIMAPNRDSWAGDLLQQFAVNNLVAELQGNSPQQGYITLSPEKILEANPEMLLLVDVGDDSLEQLKSAPFWSELDAVKNDRVYTFDYYGLVNPGSIAAIQTASQKLQELSTAVN
- a CDS encoding VOC family protein, which encodes MATQFRHIMLMVKDVAGAVKFYKEGLGLPVKVETPGWAEIEADGATIAFHGANEAPETGSSPILSFTVDDVHQAIADLEALGGNLEGRVREPSFGKVAAVRSPQGHLVSLLEPTPKAAE